One Arachis hypogaea cultivar Tifrunner chromosome 18, arahy.Tifrunner.gnm2.J5K5, whole genome shotgun sequence genomic window, AACTTCAATTAATGACTGTAGGGGACCTTGATGAGAGAAGGATCTTGAACTGTAGGTCCTGTTTCACCAACCAGCAAAGCTTGTAAATTCTAACCTCCTCctactttttataaaattcaagaaagaaaagaggaagaagaagaaattaagcacaaaatagaaatTGAACAACTTGGCAGAGAataattagaagaagaagaattaaatTCCAGATCTCAATCACAACCACCACAGCACCAAGAAGGATCAAAAATTACAGATTAACCAAAATTACATCATATAGATATAGAAATTACAACTTCAAGAATTCAACGATCTTCTTCAATACCTCAACATCAGTTCTCAGCATCATCAATCACAATTCCAGATTTTACAACACTGGCAATCCAACCAGTAGATGATGAAGGCGAGATCAAAATACAGATGTTCTTACCAAATGCAGCATCCGATGAAACGAAGTTGAGTAACTTAATATCTGATCTCATGAGGAGGTAAAAAGATATAACAGATACAAAAATAGCATGAACAATAGAGAATTTTCTGCAATACAAAATTTTGTTCAAGCAAAAGTATCAATTATGGAACAAATCTACAAAGTAAAATCATAACGCAAAGGAATTTTACCTATTattccattttatttttttattgctcAATTTAACATATCTCATGAACAACAGAGAACTCATAATAACTATCTAtctataaattaaacaaaataggTTGAATAGATAAGCAGAAACACAATTCTGCTAATACTCCAAATGCAAAACTACCGAGAAGAAGCATTACCAGAGAAGAAGCCATTAACTGAATTAAATTTCTGTTCTAGACAACATTCATCAAGCTCATATTAACAATTTTCAGCATTGTTCAGCAATCCAGATTAACAATCTAAACATTTCTCAGCTATTTAGAATCAAAACCTAATCTAATCCTAttttaacaacctaaaaatccactaatcaaaaaataaatctaactaaaataattactaaaatcaaactaactaaacaaaattaattgaactcaacagaaattaaaacaattttgaaaccAAAACTTGGAAGCAGAGACAATCAAAACAGGGCAGAGGGAAAGAAGGATGCTCAGGTCTCTACGGTTCGAACAGGGGGAAAGAGAGAGGTGGCACCGCGGCTGACGGTGGAACCAATTTTGGTCGCCACGGAGCTAGGGCTTGCGCGAAGGTAGCCGCAGCATTGACTGGAGGAGATGATGGTTGTAGTGCTGGAAGAGATGATGGCTATAGCCAGAACTGAGGGTgataaaaggagagagagaggcacGGCGGTGATGGAGCTTGAGCTTGCTTTGTTCTGTGAATGAGAAAGAACGAGAGAGACAGGGTTTGTGTTCTACTGGTTCAGTGTttaaaaaagaggagaagaaggagaaggtagcTGCAGTGGTTAGGGTGGTCAGCGGTGGTGCTGTGGGtgaggaaaggagaagaagaagtagccTGTTGACAGAGAAGAAGAGGTAGCTGCTAGGTTTATCTCGTTTGATTTGTGTGCTGTGAATGGAGCTCGGGCAATGGTAGGTTTAGCTTATTATTtctgacagaaaatccgtctgtaataatttaatggaACGTAGCGTTTTTGTCcatttaattacagacgaatttttcatCTGTAACTATTtcccacaaaaaaaaattaatttttctgacagaattatcgacggattctcttttctgtctgtaatttatgcttattcatttttttattttccgacaaaaaatctcTCTAAAATTTcgtctgtatttccgtgggataaaatccgtcgaaaatatccgtctgtaataactagttttctagtagtgactttttacaattttaaaattatccaagatatataaaaaagaatttgTGCAGTGTTGTGttggtttgattttatttttctatttcatcTAACTTTCTtggaataatttaaaattttaaaatttagataattataatttaaagagtaaagtattattttagtctCCAATGTTTGGGTCAAATCCTAATTTAATCCCTAAAATTTCAAGTGTCTTATTGCTGTCCCAAAAATTTCAAACAGGTTAAATATTATCCTACCGTTATATTAATAGTTAACGTAATAAGTGACATAGACGTTAATAACGTTATTAGGTAAGTCATATCTTCTTCCATGAGTTAGAAAAACATAACCAAAATCTTCTTATAACATTTTTTtcctcaattttttttctatacaACATTTTAAATTCTAACAATCAATCATTAATGCTTTAAAATCAacgaaaaaatttttatatttgagaTCGTTGATAAATCGATTTCACTTACATATTCAACTCGAATGGTAATAATTTTTTCAGTATGCGAATtttttgtgtcaaatttaatGATGGAACAACATTGAActcacttaaatttttttttggaattgaaaTAGGATGTTTGAAAGTTTTTGGAATTGAAATAGGACGTTTGAAATGTTAGAGACTAAATTAGAAtgcaaaattaaatattttgtaattttaacattttaaattatttaaacaaaattggatgaaatagaaaaaaaacaaGCCAACACAACACTACCCAAAAGGTTTTGTATATATCatgtataattttaaaattttaaataattaattttttaatttaaaaatttaaattgttaattttttttcaaatagaaTATTTAATTAATCATACAAGTATAATAACATAAGTAcgtaatattataattaaattgttATAATAATACACATATTTCGTATTTTCAGTACACTAACATTAAATTTATTATGCATGTATATACACGTATCCAAGACTATTACTTAAcaacaatgctagggaaccaagAAGGTATCATCCAAAAACCAGCTAAATGCCTCTGAGTGAATCTAAAATCTCTACGTGGATGGTGCTTATGCTAGgcattaggatgtttcttttctttgtaaatcGGATGGTTTTAAATCTATTTTttgatttatcatgttttaggcatTTGGAGAGAGAAGGAGGGTGAAGAgacagaagctaattgaattagtttctgtgattcacgttgcaatgatactgaacgtatctcctcctaatttgaatgtggtgaaacatttaataaccaatattttaaatcataaataaataagttaatatacatggatgtttcttctgttaagtattagaatgtttcttttttatactaaatggatgttcttttatatatattttgaatatttttgtattgcaaatgtgaatatctttatttttttttaagaatttcataGATTTTTAAGAATTCTTCTCCTTCGTTCTTTCCTTTCCACAGTCGTCGCCCTCTCTTCCATCCTCAAGATCCTCAAGTTCGAGGTGTTCGATGAAAGGACTCCCGGTGCCAGAGAAGCCATGGAAGCCATTGTTACTGCCATCATAGGTTGCCGACTCGAGAAAACTGATCCGGTGTCTGAGGACGCCGTTATGATGAAGATTCTTCAGGTTCTTGCAAATCACTTATTACTCTCCAAAGAAAACGACGGTAACAAGAACGTTGCCTTTTCGCCTTTGTGCATCAAACTCCTTCTTGGCATTGATGCCGCCGGGTCCAAAGGTCCGGTTTGTGACGAATTCCTCTCGTTCCTCTCTGATCAGAATCCATCAACAATCTCAACTCCGTGGCAACTCAGCTCTTATCCTCTGTGCTTGTCGACCGTTCTGCGAGCGGCAGACCTCTCCTCTCTTATGCTAATGATgtttgggttgacaaaagcctatCTATGAAGCCTTCCTTCTCACAAGTTTTGGAGAATACTTACAAGCCCACTTTGGCTTCACTTGATTTCACTAACAAGGGTGAAATAGCGAAGGAGATTAACTCATGGGCTGAAAGGGAGACGAAAGGCGTTGTTATGTGGAAGAGAAGAGGAAGGTTTTTATAAACTTTAATTAAGTTTATTTGatcagtttaaaattttttaaattttgaatttaaaattttaaaattaattattaataattataattaattgagttATTCATTTTTTGGTTGGTTAGACACTTGGTTCCTATACTTTTCCATTACTTAAATATGCCTATACACATATTCTGGGTAAGACACCTAAATATGCAAATACAGATGGCTGTATTTGTTTATAAGGATGGGATATTGAGACAGAGATATAAagacaaaaattatatttgatagaTGAGACATGAACAGAAACATTGTATCTAGAGAcgctaaattagtgtattttgtgtccatcctgtcACGAAGGACACAGAAACACTAACAaatgacacaacttattttttattttttcttttattattcttagtgcttgtttgggcgccattatcttgataaaaaatgaaaaaagatctgtttttattttttagcgtgtttggcaaatttctagtagtaaaaataaaagcactagaaaaataaaaaaaaaatcttttttgagaagctgtaatttacatctttttttaaaaagatctttttttcttaaaaaaagatattttttatataataaataaacaaaaagtacttttatattgttatacccaaacataattgatagataaaaagatctttttacatgagatacccaaacataaaattacttttacttttccataagatcttttaaaaaaagatcttttcttagaagctcaccgAAACAAGTCCttattagtttttcaaaattatattttttattattatatttttttctcaaattttttgatgaaaaaaatgagaataaattgaatttttataatttgttctaatttatcaccaaacagaatacaaaaatataaaattttgtgtctctatccTTTTTCTTGTCATGTCCTGTTCTCAGAAACAAATACAACAATAgagatgacaatgagactctgcGGGAACGGGGACCTTCCCCCGCTCCCTCATCCCCATTTAATAAAATGCT contains:
- the LOC112770034 gene encoding serpin-ZX-like, coding for MLGNQEVVALSSILKILKFEVFDERTPGAREAMEAIVTAIIGCRLEKTDPVSEDAVMMKILQVLANHLLLSKENDESINNLNSVATQLLSSVLVDRSASGRPLLSYANDVWVDKSLSMKPSFSQVLENTYKPTLASLDFTNKGEIAKEINSWAERETKGVVMWKRRGRFL